gtatcatttccttagaccatgagattgtgcaactcccggataccataggagtgctttgggtgtgccaaacgtcgcaacgtaactgggtggctataaaggtgcactacgggtatctccgaaagtgtctgttgggttggcacgaatcgagactgggatttgtcactccgtatgacggagaggtatctctgggcccactcggtaatgcatcatcataatgagctcaatgtgaccaagtgtttggtcacgggatcatgcattacggtacgagtaaagtgacttgccggtaacgagattgaacaaggtattgggataccgacgatcgaatctcgggcaagtaacgtaccgattgacaaagggaattgtatacgggattgattgaatcctcgacatcgtggttcatccgatgagatcatcgtggaacatgtgggagccaacatgggtatccagatcccgctgttggttattgaccggagagtcgtctcggtcatgtctgcatgtctcccgaacccgtagggtctacacacttaaggttcggtgacgctagggttgtagagatattagtatgcggaaatccgaaagtcgttcggagtcccggatgagatcccggacgtcacgaggagttccggaatggtccggaggtgaagaattgtatataggaagtccagtttcggccaccgggaaagtttcgggggtcaccggtattgtaccgggaccaccggaagggtcccggggggtccaccgggtggggccacctatcccggagggccccatgggctgaagtgggaggggaaccagcccctggtggctggtgcgccccccttgggcctccccctgcgcctagggttggaaaccctaggggtggggggcgccccacttggcttggggggcaagccacccccttggccgccgcccccccttggagattggatctcctagggccgccccccaggggccctatataaagaggggggagggagggcagccgcaccccaagcccctggcgcctccctctccctcccgtgacacctctctttctcgctgagcttggcgaagccctgccgagatccccgctgcttccaccaccacgccgtcgtgctgctggatctccatcaacctctccctcccccttgctggatcaagaaggaggagacgtcttccccaaccgtacgtgtgttgaacgcggaggtgccgtccgttcggcgctcggtcatcggtgatttggatcacgatgagtacgactccatcaaccccgttcacttgaacgcttccgctcgcgatctacgagggtatgtagatgcactcttttccctctcgttgctagaagactccatagattgttcttggtgatgcgtagaaattttttaatttctgcaactaTCTCCAACACATATATCATTATGCTAACCCGTGGTCAAAGGTAACCTTGAAAAATGTATTAGGCCTTGTAAAGTGGAAGGAGGGAGTACCAATATTCAGTGGAATACGATAAAAACCACACGGAAAAGATGTTTTGGAATTTCGAATAAATCTAAAAAAATATGAGATGCTAAGAAGGTGATGCTCGATTGTCATGCGCATGGCAATAAAACAACACCTTTTTTTTTTCAACACAGTATAATCGAAGTCGCTCACATACACCAATCCCTATGAACGCATGCGCACACATcctatccctatgagcacctccgagagactgagccaCTCGTAATCGATGGGAGTATCTCCTCCCATTGAACGAACATCGCCGGAAAagcctgaaataaatccaggcaaatccgagcactaaaGCCAAATGTAGGACTTAAACTAGATGGGCCAGGGATACCACCCTCTTAACATCCTgtatttttttcagattttttccAACATTTCAAACGTGGTTTCCACAAAGTTTTCTTTCTAAGAGTAACGGGTAAAATAGTTGCACACGAGCATGCTTTCCTTTTGCACGTTACTACCttcgtcctggtttattagtccacatgtaatttgtgctaaattttgaccgaagatttaactgacaaaatttTAGTGCATGTCAAAAAAAAACTATGccattggattcgtatttgaacatattTAATGATGTAATTTCTTATGACATGCATGatcattttgttagttaaatttatggttaAAAATTAGCACAGATTATAATGAGGATCAATAAACCAGAAGAAGAAGGTAGTACAAAGAAGATGGAAAGTAAACGAGCCGATTTTGTTACCGTGCCAGTCTTTCCTTCGCGGAGTTCTATAGATTGCATGCCTATATCGGTGCAGATTTGGGAGCCTCCGCAATTAACGAACCTTCGACGTATGCGGCCCAATCCCATCCCATACCCCGCATCCCCCGGCCCCACCTACCTAGTAGTACTCCGTAGTTCGTTTAAATGTTACGTGCACATTGACCGACACTCCCCTCCTCAAGTCCGCCTCCTTTCTCCTCCTCTCCCGTCGCCTCCTCGGAAAACCATCGAGCGCTCATCAACTCCTCCCAACCCTCTCGTTCGCCCATCCATCTTCCCCAACTCCCTCCCCAGATCCATCCACTTCTCGCAGCCGCTGCGCCGCAATCTACCGCGCCGACGGCGACGGGAGCGACGGACATGGCGATGCCTGCTGCTGGTCCGGTGCTGGCGTCGGGCTGATTCCTTCCTTTGGCCGGTAAGGAATCCTGGCCTGATCGGACGGATCGTTCCCTTCCCTCGACTTGTTTTGTCGTTTGGGGTTCAGTGTCTGCTTTGCCGTGGCATTGAGCAGCCGGGGCCCGAACCGTTCGTAATTTGTTGCCGATTTGTTTGCTTCGTCCGCGGTTCTGCTAGATTGTTCTTTTGCGGCGCGCGAGGTCGATCGGAGGTTTCTCCTGTAGATTAGATCGATCGGAGCTAGTCTGATGGGTTTGGTGCCCAGGCTCGAGCGCAACTTATTTTTCCTGAATTTTGCGGCGTTCAGCTAAACCCCCAAACACCACGTTCACTCAGCCCCTGCTTGCCACTAATAGAGGGCGTTGTTTTGGactttttcctcttttttttggaAGGTATTATCGAAGTAGGTGAGGAAGCGTGGCGCGCGTACAGATTGGGGACATATACCTCCTTAGTTGTTTTATTGATTGACATTTGCTTTCGAGAATGTTACAAATTGATGTCAGATTTTTATTATTTCCGACCGAACGCCTAGAATTCCATGCGACAATAGATAAAGTTGTCATGCTGCTGTAAGGGATTTGCCATGCTTCTAAAGCGAAAATTTCCATGTAGTAAAAAAAAATATGGCAGAAAAATTGCCACTGTGCAGAGTAATTACCATGCGTTCGATCAGGATTCGACGGTACTAGGGCGTCCGCTGAGATTACTTAAAAATCTGACCTTTGCTGGTTAGTGGTGTCCTTTTTCTTGTTGATGAGGGGCGTTTGTTTTTTGGTCGACATGTTTATGCATCCCATTGTAATGGGATTTCGTCACAACAGTTATAGTTTTGGGTGAAACCGTTGTACATGGATCTACATAGTTTTGAGTGAGAGTGAGACTATTTGATTGTATATTTATTATAGTACTAGTGTTTGACATTCCATACATTCCTTATTCATTAGTTTAGAGATTGAACTAAAACAAGTCTAATATAAAAACTGCAACCTGAATTTCTTCCTAAAAAGAAGACCTGCCATATGTGTACAGATCTGTCTATACTTTCCAATGACTTGACTGATTTTTTTACCATGATTATTCACTGCTGTAGTTTTCATACGCACCATCACCATGGGTGGCAAGACTCTTCAGGTGTCAGGATTTCCTGCAACTTTCAATGTTCACCATGTCAAGGATTTGTTGGAACGAATTGTCGGTGTGGGTAAAGTCTGTGCGGTCAAGCTCAGGCCTCCAAAGAACAGCTCTGCAAACTCAAGATCTTTTGCCATTGTTCAGTTCGAGACCGAAGCACATGCTTCGCTGGTGGTGAATGCGGCTCGAGGGAATGCACTTAGGAGTGGAAGTAATTATTTGAAGGTCCGACCTGCGGAACGTGACATTGTTCTGAAACCAAGAACTGCGATGTTTAATCTAGAGGAGGATGCAACATTGCATTTTGGCTGCCTTCTGAGGGAAAGAGTTCTATCTGTTCTGTGGAGCGGAACAGGCGTTTCTATTGAGTTTGGATTTGCTATGAAGAAGATTGACTTTTGCCTGACCTACAACTCGAAGAAATACAAACTTGAACTTTCATATGAGAGCATATGGGAGATCCAGATTCATCAGCCACCTGGATCACAAAAGAAGTTCCTTTTGATTCAGGTATGTTAAACTGTACAACACTTGTTTATCTGTGCTGAACATGCTTTTCATGATTTCATTTTACATTTACCTGCAAATTCACGTGACATATTTAGTTGTTGCTAATTCATGTGTTTGCTCTAAATCTTGGGAAGATGTTTGTGCGTTCTTATAAGTGTACCACAATATTTCCGTATAGTGCTAATCAATCTATACGAAGTTATGCTACTTGAGTTTTACATTTAGAACCCAAGATGATGGGATTGAAACATCAACTGCAATATTTCCTTGATGGTTGCATAGCTCTTTAAATGCTGATTCATCTCTGTAATAAGTAGCTTATTAGTTAGTTCTAACTGTTTCTGTTTATTTAAAGCTTGGTACTCTAGATTTGTTATAACCTCAGTTTGAGTTTTTTTTGGCGTTTCCCAGGTCATGGCTGCTCCAAAAATTTACGAACAAAATCTACGGCATTCTGGCTCTATGTACGACGATCCATCATACAACTATTTTAGGGATGATACTGAAGATCAGTGGACCAGAACTACTGATTTTACTCCATTAGCCAGCATTGGGCAGTCATATATTCTGTGTCTGGAGATACCAAATGATTGTGATCTCCCGAACATTCGGGAGTACTTTGTTTACTGTGAAGTACACAATGATGACTTTCATTGCCAGCCTGGACATTCATATTCAAGCAATACCTGCTTTGTTCCAATTGTGAAATCTCTTTATTCCACCAATGTCCCCTATGAGATAATCTTCAAGATCAACCACTTGGTTCAGAATGGGATACTTAGTGGGCCAACACTTGATGACAACTTCTACCGTCTGGTCAGCCCGGGATATGTGTGTATTGACCATATAAAGCGTGCACTTGAAAATATGTCATACCTAAAAAAGACTTGCTTGAATCCAACAAATTGGTTATCTGAACAATACAAAGAAATTCAGAGATCACGCTACATGTTAACATCACCAAACATATCTCTGGATGATGATGGGTTGGTATATGTTTACAGGGTGCAAATTACCCCTGCAAAAGTGTACTTTTATGGTCCTGAAATTAATGTCTCGAATCGTGTTGTACGTAATTACGCTGATGATTTGGATAACTTCCTTCGGATTTCATTTGTCGACGAGGACTTTGAGAAGCTTCGTTCGACTGATTTATCACCACGTTCTGCTCCAGGAAATAATGCAAGGAGAACTGCTCTGTACAACAGAATTCTGTCGGTCCTATCGAATGGCATCACTATTGGTAACAAGCACTTtgagtttttggctttctcttcAAGCCAGCTGCGGGATAACTCTGCGTGGATGTTTGCTTCTCATCCGGGGTTGTCTGCCAGTGACATCAGGGAGTGGATGGGGAACTTCCGTAATATTAGAAATGTGGCAAAGTATGCTGCAAGGCTTGGTCAGTCCTTTAGTGCCTCAACAGAAACCTTGAAAGTACATAAGTATGAGGTGCAAGTAATTCCAGATGTAAAAAATGGTACGAAGTATGTATTCTCTGATGGAATTGGAACCATTTCAGCTGATTTTGCAGATGAGGTGTCTAAGAAGTGCAAATTGGCCCGCTTTACTCCCTCTGCTTTCCAAATAAGGTATGGGGGTTACAAAGGTGTTGTCGCTATTGATCCAACATCACACTGGAAACTTTCTTTAAGAGGAAGCATGTCAAAGTTTCCGTC
The sequence above is a segment of the Aegilops tauschii subsp. strangulata cultivar AL8/78 chromosome 6, Aet v6.0, whole genome shotgun sequence genome. Coding sequences within it:
- the LOC109755585 gene encoding probable RNA-dependent RNA polymerase 1; the protein is MGGKTLQVSGFPATFNVHHVKDLLERIVGVGKVCAVKLRPPKNSSANSRSFAIVQFETEAHASLVVNAARGNALRSGSNYLKVRPAERDIVLKPRTAMFNLEEDATLHFGCLLRERVLSVLWSGTGVSIEFGFAMKKIDFCLTYNSKKYKLELSYESIWEIQIHQPPGSQKKFLLIQVMAAPKIYEQNLRHSGSMYDDPSYNYFRDDTEDQWTRTTDFTPLASIGQSYILCLEIPNDCDLPNIREYFVYCEVHNDDFHCQPGHSYSSNTCFVPIVKSLYSTNVPYEIIFKINHLVQNGILSGPTLDDNFYRLVSPGYVCIDHIKRALENMSYLKKTCLNPTNWLSEQYKEIQRSRYMLTSPNISLDDDGLVYVYRVQITPAKVYFYGPEINVSNRVVRNYADDLDNFLRISFVDEDFEKLRSTDLSPRSAPGNNARRTALYNRILSVLSNGITIGNKHFEFLAFSSSQLRDNSAWMFASHPGLSASDIREWMGNFRNIRNVAKYAARLGQSFSASTETLKVHKYEVQVIPDVKNGTKYVFSDGIGTISADFADEVSKKCKLARFTPSAFQIRYGGYKGVVAIDPTSHWKLSLRGSMSKFPSDNITLDVLAYSKYQPCFLNRQLITLLSTLRVRDNIFELKQQEVVKQLNRMVTEPQAAIDAIELMPMGEITNVVKELLLCGYKPDVEPYLSMILQTFRASKLLELKTKSRIFIPEGRAMMGCLDETRTLKYGQVFIQASNSANDSDKFIVTGKVVVAKNPCLHPGDIRILEAVYTPVLDHMVNCVVFPQQGPRPHPNECSGSDLDGDIYFVSWDPDLIPTRMVAPMDYTPAPTETLDHDVMIEEVHEYFANYIVNESLGIIANAHVVFADRESLKAESTQCIKLAELFSIAVDYPKTGVPAQIPPELHVKEYPDFMEKLDRVTYVSEGVIGKLYREIKKQSPRIEHFTKDVARRSYDSDLIVDGYQDYIDEAVWMKGEYDFKLGNLMEHYGIKSEAEIISGCILKMAKNFTKSSDADAIRQAVKSLRKEARSWFSEMNVGESGDVPEALYAKASAWYHVTYHPEYWGCYNEGYGRPHLISFPWCVYDKLLLIKQRKKFRRRMQPHVLDLQNSMRRNTIFG